One Anoplopoma fimbria isolate UVic2021 breed Golden Eagle Sablefish chromosome 2, Afim_UVic_2022, whole genome shotgun sequence DNA window includes the following coding sequences:
- the alx4a gene encoding LOW QUALITY PROTEIN: homeobox protein aristaless-like 4 (The sequence of the model RefSeq protein was modified relative to this genomic sequence to represent the inferred CDS: deleted 1 base in 1 codon) translates to MNAETCVSYSDMTSMDSYYSPSADHQTDHFRTFPTADTKYSPTAFLPNKGQAYGEKSRSPFQQECQSLDAATAGQGTFSKYHLFMQRSSCKTPPEESKLHQDSGHTGALISCYGVVSEPKGKWRKRERFGQMQQVRTHFSTAYELPLLTRPENYAQIQNPSWIGGSSAASPVPGCVVPCDTVTPCMTPHPHSASGMSDFLGMQSPGGHMGQSHMGSLFGGPPGMATGMNTYDLNMDPDRKSSSIAALRMKAKEHSAAISWAT, encoded by the exons ATGAACGCCGAGACCTGCGTTTCATACAGCGACATGACATCCATGGATTCATATTATAGCCCCTCTGCGGATCACCAGACGGACCACTTTAGGACATTTCCAACCGCTGACACCAAATACAGCCCCACTGCCTTCCTGCCCAACAAAGGTCAGGCTTACGGAGAGAAGTCCCGGAGCCCCTTCCAGCAGGAGTGCCAGTCATTGGATGCCGCCACAGCTGGGCAAGGCACTTTCAGCAAATACCACCTCTTCATGCAAAGGTCTTCTTGCAAAACACCCCCCGAGGAGAGCAAACTGCACCAGGACAGCGGGCACACCGGAGCGCTCATCTCCTGCTATG GTGTGGTTTCAGAACCGAAGGGC AAATGGAGGAAAAGGGAGCGTTTTGGTCAGATGCAGCAGGTCCGAACTCATTTCTCAACAGCTTACGAGCTGCCTCTTCTGACGCGTCCTGAGAACTACGCACAG ATTCAGAACCCCTCTTGGATCGGTGGCAGCAGCGCAGCATCTCCTGTGCCGGGCTGCGTTGTGCCCTGCGACACTGTGACCCCCTGTATGACACCTCACCCCCACTCTGCCAGCGGGATGTCTGATTTTCTGGGCATGCAGAGCCCTGGAGGTCATATGGGACAGTCTCACATGGGCAGCCTGTTTGGAGGGCCTCCAGGCATGGCTACAGGCATGAACACGTACGATCTGAACATGGACCCCGACCGCAAGTCCTCCAGTATCGCCGCTTTGCGCATGAAGGCCAAGGAGCACAGTGCCGCCATATCCTGGGCCACATGA
- the ext2 gene encoding exostosin-2 yields the protein MYASGKYSSRGPALIPRMKTKHRIYYITLFSVVLLGLIATGMFQFWPHSIESAADWSLDKRSVHDAPLVRLPVSSPIPERGDLSCRMHTCFDVYRCGYNPKNRIKVYIYPLQKFVDELGVPISSTGLSREYNDLLSAISDSDFYTDDVTRACLFIPSIDVLNQNSLRIRETAQALSMLPRWDKGMNHLLFNMLPGGPPDYNTALDVPRDRALLAGGGFSTWTYRQGYDVSIPVYSPLSADVELPERQPGPRRYFILSSQTAIHREYRAELERLKEENGEALLLLDKCSNLSQGAASARKRCCKGQVYDYPQILQESSFCVVLRGARLGQAALSDVLQAGCVPVILADSYILPFSEVLDWKRASVVIPEDKLSEMYTILKSIPHRQVEEMQRQAHWFWEAYFSSMKAIGLTTLQIINDRIYPYAARTYEQWNNPPVVKWSSVNSPLFLPLIPPRAPGFTAVVLTYDRVESLFRVITEISKVPSLAKLLVVWNNQNKSPPEETLWPKIGVPLKVVRTKENKLSNRFFPYDEIETEAVLAIDDDIIMLTSDELQFGYEVWREFPDRLVGYPGRLHLWDHEMGKWKYESEWTNEVSMVLTGAAFYHKYFNYLYTYKMPGDIKNWVDAHMNCEDIAMNFLVANITGKAPIKVTPRKKFKCPECTAIDGLSLDQTHMVERSECINKFASVFGTMPLKVVEHRADPVLYKDDFPEKLKSFPNIGSL from the exons ATGTACGCCTCAGGGAAATACAGCTCGCGGGGCCCCGCTCTGATCCCGCGGATGAAGACCAAGCACCGCATATACTACATCACGCTGTTCTCCGTGGTGCTGCTCGGACTCATCGCCACCGGGATGTTTCAGTTCTGGCCCCACTCCATTGAGTCGGCCGCGGACTGGAGCCTGGACAAGCGCAGCGTCCACGACGCTCCTCTGGTCCGCCTCCCTGTCTCCAGCCCCATCCCTGAGAGGGGCGACCTCAGCTGCCGCATGCACACCTGTTTTGACGTGTACAGGTGTGGTTACAATCCTAAAAACAGAATCAAG GTGTACATCTACCCCCTGCAGAAGTTTGTGGATGAATTGGGGGTTCCCATCAGCAGCACTGGACTGTCTCGAGAGTACAATGACCTGCTCAGCGCCATCTCCGACAGTGACTTTTACACTGACGACGTCACCAGGGCTTGTCTTTTCATCCCATCTATTGATGTGCTGAACCAGAACTCCCTGCGTATCAGAGAGACTGCCCAGGCTCTGTCAATGCTACCCAG ATGGGACAAAGGGATGAATCACCTACTTTTCAACATGCTCCCCGGAGGCCCTCCAGACTACAACACTGCTTTGGATGTGCCCAGAGACAG AGCGCTGCTGGCTGGAGGCGGTTTCTCTACATGGACCTACAGACAAGGTTATGATGTCAGCATTCCAGTTTACAGCCCCCTCTCTGCAGATGTTGAGCTGCCTGAGAGACAACCAGG GCCACGGCGCTACTTCATTCTGTCTTCTCAAACTGCTATCCACCGAGAGTACCGTGCTGAACTGGAGCGCTTGAAGGAAGAAAATGGAGAAGCACTGCTCCTCCTGGACAAGTGTAGCAACCTCTCTCAGGGGGCCGCCTCTGCACGAAAACGATGCTGCAAGGGGCAGGTGTATGACTACCCACAGATCCTGCAG GAGTCTTCATTCTGCGTGGTTTTGCGGGGGGCCCGTTTGGGACAGGCTGCCCTTAGTGATGTGCTGCAAGCGGGCTGTGTCCCCGTCATCCTTGCTGACTCCTACATTCTGCCGTTCTCTGAAGTACTCGACTGGAAAAG GGCGTCCGTGGTTATTCCAGAGGATAAGCTATCAGAGATGTACACCATCCTAAAGAGTATTCCTCACAGACAAGTCGAAGAGATGCAAAGACAG GCACACTGGTTCTGGGAGGCCTACTTCAGCTCCATGAAGGCAATTGGCTTGACAACGCTCCAGATCATCAATGACCGCATCTACCCCTATGCTGCACGGACTTATGAGCAGTGGAACAATCCACCTGTGGTG AAGTGGTCCAGTGTGAACAGCCCTCTGTTTTTGCCACTTATCCCACCGAGAGCACCTGGGTTCACTGCAGTGGTGCTGACCTACGATCGCGTTGAGAGTCTTTTCCGGGTCATCACAGAAATCTCTAAGGTGCCTAGCTTGGCTAAGCTGCTGGTGGTGTGGAATAACCAGAACAAGAGTCCTCCTGAGG AGACTCTTTGGCCAAAGATCGGTGTTCCTCTCAAAGTGGTGCGAACCAAAGAGAACAAGCTGAGTAACCGCTTCTTCCCCTACGACGAGATCGAGACAGAAGCTGTGCTAGCAATcgatgatgacatcatcatgctTACTTCTGATGAACTGCAGTTTGGCTACGAG GTATGGAGGGAGTTCCCAGACAGGCTGGTGGGCTACCCAGGCCGGCTGCATCTTTGGGACCATGAAATGGGGAAGTGGAAGTACGAATCAGAGTGGACCAACGAGGTCTCCATGGTTCTTACTGGAGCCGCCTTCTACCACAAG TACTTCAACTATTTGTACACATACAAGATGCCTGGGGACATCAAGAACTGGGTGGACGCTCACATGAACTGTGAAGATATCGCCATGAACTTCCTGGTGGCTAACATCACGGGCAAAGCTCCTATAAAG GTGACCCCCAGGAAGAAGTTCAAGTGCCCTGAGTGCACTGCCATTGATGGACTGTCCCTGGATCAGACGCACATGGTGGAGAG ATCTGAGTGCATCAACAAGTTTGCATCAGTTTTTGGTACGATGCCTCTGAAGGTGGTGGAACACCGTGCAGACCCCGTGCTCTATAAAGACGATTTTCCAGAGAAGCTCAAGAGCTTCCCCAACATCGGCAGCCTCTGA